From a region of the Drosophila virilis strain 15010-1051.87 chromosome 3, Dvir_AGI_RSII-ME, whole genome shotgun sequence genome:
- the LOC6623448 gene encoding uncharacterized protein → MTRKWSDKETKLLLRLYLKYKQEFHERHKKRTEIWQHVVREFEQHGFRTSYIKLDRKFRNMCRTYFNIKRQNKDVEPNWEYFGPMDEILAGTVPETSDQGRPEVEETEPRLEVKKEELGTDYPAVLMDEPNFDELVSSRISEDQREIDVENAGFATGLEAQRVAELRAIRITLEEANEIQRQRNSLLHERNELMKQYLATKFKYNPHLY, encoded by the exons ATGACGC GCAAGTGGTCCGACAAGGAAACCAAACTGCTTTTGCGGCTCTATTTGAAATACAAGCAAGAGTTTCACGAGCGACACAAAAAACGCACTGAGATTTGGCAGCATGTTGTCCGGGAATTCGAGCAGCACGGCTTTAGGACCAGCTATATTAAATTGGATCGCAAATTTCGGAACATGTGCCGCACCTATTTCAATATCAAACGCCAAAACAAAGATGTCGAGCCAAATTGGGAATACTTTGGTCCGATGGACGAAATATTGGCTGGCACCGTACCAGAAACGTCCGATCAGGGGAGACCCGAAGTAGAAGAGACTGAGCCGAGGCTTGAGGTGAAAAAAGAAGAGCTCGGCACCGATTATCCAGCAGTGTTAATGGATGAGCCCAACTTTGACGAGCTGGTTTCCAGCCGCATCAGCGAAGATCAGCGAGAGATTGATGTTGAGAATGCAGGATTTGCGACGGGATTGGAGGCGCAGCGTGTCGCGGAGCTGCGCGCCATTCGAATCACTTTGGAGGAGGCAAACGAAATACAGAGGCAGCGAAATAGTCTACTCCACGAAAGAAACGAGCTGATGAAGCAGTATCTGGCtaccaaatttaaatataatccacatttgtattaa